The Thermanaeromonas sp. C210 genome segment TTCTGAACCGGCCAGGCCAGTGTTATCCACGGCTTCAAATCCTGCATCAGTAAGGACCTGCAGGGTCATGGCCCCAAGGATCAGCTGTTCAGTGAACTCCTTGGAGCCCACCACAATCTTACCTTTCGTGGGCGCCGGGGCCTCTTCCTTTATGAGGCCCTTCTCCAATAGCCACTGCCTCGCCACCTCTTTGGGGTCCTTGTTTTCTACATCCACCTGGGCGTTCAGGTTTATCATGGTCTCGGTATCAAGGAGGGGGCTAATCTTACCCAAAATTTCTTCCAGTTCCGGGTAGCGATCTATAACCTCCTTGCGCAACACCGGCGCAGGGTTGTACACGGGGAAAAATTTCTTGTCGTCCTCCAGGTTAACCAGATTAAAGGCAGCTATGCGTCCGTCAGTGGCAAACCCCATGGCCGCAGCTACTTGACCATCTTTTAATGCGCCATAGGTAACACCCAAATCCATAATCTTAATGTCGTCAAATTCAAAGCCGTAAATTTTAAGTAACTCGGGTAGACCGTCGGGCCGAACCGAGAACTCGTGATCAGTAGCAAAACTCCACTTGTCAATGGACCCCGGGGCCTGCTGCCCCTGCCCCCCGCTGCATCCGGACAATGTTCCGAGTACAAGCAATAGGGCCATTAGCCATATTATTCCATATCTTGACATTAGTCGTCTCATTAATAATTACCCCCCTTAAAGATCGGTACTTCCGAAGCATTCCCCATGCCGGCGTGCTGGCGCCGAAGGACCAAGGATCTGCTTTATGGGTAAAGAGAAATAGCTCCGGCCCCCTTACGTGGAAGCCCTAACCTTATCTTCCACCATACCCAGGAGATGATCACAAAGCATGGCCAGAAGGGCACTTAAAATACAACCCGTCAGCAGTAACTGAAGTCTGCGTACCACAATTCCGGTTACTATAAGGTGCCCAAACCCACCGGCTCCAATGAAGGTAGCCAGCGTGGCCGTTCCCACATTTACGACTACTGCCGTGCGGATACCAGCCATAATAATAGGGAAGGCCAAAGGTAGCTCAATGCGGAGCAGGACACGCCAGGGACGCATACCCATCCCCACGGCGGCCTCCCGAACTCCTTCCGGTACACTCATGATGCCGGCGTACGTATTGCGCAGGATGGGCAAAAGGGAGTAGAGCCAGAGGGCAAAGAGGGCTGTGTTAAATCCCAGACCCAACACGGTAAAGGACAGAGCGATAACCGCAATACTGGGAATTGTTTGCCCTATATTCACCAGGTTCTCCAGGACCAGGCCCAGAAGGCGCAGCCGAGGCCGGCTAATAAGGATACCAAGGGGCAACGCCGTAGCCGTCGCCAGAAGGGAAGATATGACAACCATGCTTACGTGCTGTACAGCCAGGACGGCGAGGTGATCATAGGTGAGCACACGGGCGGCCATGGCGCTCCCAGGATTTTC includes the following:
- a CDS encoding glycine betaine ABC transporter substrate-binding protein; the protein is MALLLVLGTLSGCSGGQGQQAPGSIDKWSFATDHEFSVRPDGLPELLKIYGFEFDDIKIMDLGVTYGALKDGQVAAAMGFATDGRIAAFNLVNLEDDKKFFPVYNPAPVLRKEVIDRYPELEEILGKISPLLDTETMINLNAQVDVENKDPKEVARQWLLEKGLIKEEAPAPTKGKIVVGSKEFTEQLILGAMTLQVLTDAGFEAVDNTGLAGSEVVRKALTTGEIDVYWEYTGTAWLVHLGHEEPLTDSEECFNRVKEEDLAKHHLVWLDYAPFDNTYTIMMRKADAEALGIKTISDLARVINEGKRLGRNR
- a CDS encoding ABC transporter permease, whose translation is MGLKLSWVRKLLPPLLFVGGCVAAAVYFVENPGSAMAARVLTYDHLAVLAVQHVSMVVISSLLATATALPLGILISRPRLRLLGLVLENLVNIGQTIPSIAVIALSFTVLGLGFNTALFALWLYSLLPILRNTYAGIMSVPEGVREAAVGMGMRPWRVLLRIELPLAFPIIMAGIRTAVVVNVGTATLATFIGAGGFGHLIVTGIVVRRLQLLLTGCILSALLAMLCDHLLGMVEDKVRAST